Proteins encoded together in one Shewanella acanthi window:
- the recA gene encoding recombinase RecA: MKVDPNKEKALAAVLSQIEKQFGKGSIMKLGEDRSMDVETISTGSLSLDVALGAGGLPMGRIVEIYGPESSGKTTLTLEVIAAAQREGKTCAFIDAEHALDPIYAKKLGVDIDNLLCSQPDTGEQALEICDALTRSGAVDVIIVDSVAALTPKAEIEGEIGDSHMGLAARMMSQAMRKLAGNLKQSNTLLIFINQIRMKIGVMFGNPETTTGGNALKFYASVRLDIRRTGSIKEGDEVVGNETRVKVVKNKVAAPFKQAEFQILYGQGINRTGELVDLGVAHKLIEKAGAWYSYNGDKIGQGRANAGKYLIENPAVAAEIDKTLRELLLSNPGALSSSSDDDSSEGNEGNVDFETGEVF; encoded by the coding sequence ATGAAGGTCGATCCAAACAAAGAGAAAGCACTTGCTGCGGTATTGAGCCAAATTGAAAAGCAATTTGGTAAAGGCTCCATCATGAAGCTGGGCGAAGATCGCTCTATGGATGTTGAGACTATTTCTACAGGTTCGCTCTCGTTAGACGTAGCGCTGGGTGCCGGTGGTTTACCAATGGGTCGTATCGTTGAGATCTATGGTCCTGAATCTTCGGGTAAAACGACTCTGACATTAGAAGTGATTGCTGCGGCTCAGCGCGAAGGTAAGACCTGTGCGTTTATCGACGCAGAGCACGCATTAGATCCAATTTATGCTAAAAAGTTAGGCGTAGATATCGATAACTTACTGTGTTCACAACCAGATACCGGTGAGCAAGCACTTGAGATTTGTGATGCCTTAACTCGCTCTGGCGCCGTTGATGTGATCATCGTCGACTCGGTAGCCGCGTTAACGCCAAAGGCGGAAATTGAAGGTGAAATTGGTGACTCTCACATGGGCTTAGCCGCTCGTATGATGAGCCAAGCGATGCGTAAGTTAGCGGGTAACTTAAAGCAATCAAACACTCTGCTTATCTTCATCAACCAAATCCGTATGAAGATTGGTGTAATGTTTGGTAACCCAGAAACCACAACCGGTGGTAACGCACTGAAATTCTACGCCTCGGTACGTTTAGATATCCGTCGTACTGGCTCTATCAAAGAAGGCGATGAGGTTGTAGGTAACGAAACTCGCGTTAAAGTAGTTAAGAACAAAGTTGCTGCGCCATTTAAACAAGCTGAATTCCAAATTCTATACGGTCAAGGTATCAACCGTACTGGTGAGTTAGTGGATTTAGGTGTGGCTCACAAACTGATTGAAAAAGCTGGCGCATGGTATAGCTACAACGGTGATAAAATCGGTCAAGGCCGTGCAAACGCCGGTAAGTACTTGATTGAAAACCCAGCCGTTGCTGCTGAAATTGACAAGACATTACGTGAGCTGCTGCTGAGCAATCCAGGTGCCCTGTCTTCATCTAGCGATGACGATAGCAGCGAAGGCAATGAAGGTAACGTTGACTTCGAAACCGGTGAAGTATTCTGA
- a CDS encoding regulatory protein RecX, with protein MAVALLARRDYSRLEIRTKLLDKGFQLSDIDPVLNDCEAAGFINDKRYAELLVRSHIAKGHGPIRIRQAIAPKGLSKDCIETAINNAECDWFQLAKDKAVKKYGTPKVTQVKGDSARETLAKEKAKRVRFMLSQGFSYDQVSYALDYDPTDDFDE; from the coding sequence ATCGCGGTCGCGCTATTAGCGCGCCGCGACTATTCCCGCCTCGAAATCCGCACTAAATTGCTCGATAAGGGTTTTCAATTATCTGATATAGACCCTGTACTCAATGATTGTGAGGCCGCAGGTTTTATTAACGATAAACGCTACGCAGAGCTCCTCGTTCGCAGTCATATTGCTAAGGGCCATGGCCCTATTCGTATTCGCCAAGCTATTGCGCCAAAAGGATTAAGTAAAGATTGCATCGAAACGGCAATTAATAACGCTGAATGTGATTGGTTTCAACTGGCTAAAGACAAAGCGGTTAAAAAATACGGTACGCCAAAGGTTACTCAGGTGAAAGGCGATAGCGCTAGGGAGACGCTAGCTAAGGAAAAGGCGAAGCGTGTCCGCTTTATGTTAAGCCAAGGCTTTAGCTATGATCAGGTAAGCTACGCCCTTGATTACGACCCTACGGATGATTTTGACGAGTAG